One window of Camelina sativa cultivar DH55 chromosome 4, Cs, whole genome shotgun sequence genomic DNA carries:
- the LOC104783306 gene encoding ADP-ribosylation factor 1 yields the protein MGLSFGKLFSRLFAKKEMRILMVGLDAAGKTTILYKLKLGEIVTTIPTIGFNVETVEYKNISFTVWDVGGQDKIRPLWRHYFQNTQGLIFVVDSNDRDRVVEARDELHRMLNEDELRDAVLLVFANKQDLPNAMNAAEITDKLGLHSLRQRHWYIQSTCATSGEGLYEGLDWLSNNIANKA from the exons ATGGGTTTGTCCTTTGGAAAGTTGTTCAGCAGGCTCTTTGCGAAGAAAGAGATGCGTATTCTGATGGTTGGTCTCGATGCTGCTGGTAAGACGACCATCTTGTACAAGCTCAAACTTGGAGAGATCGTCACCACTATTCCTACCATTG ggttcAACGTTGAGACTGTTGAATACAAGAACATCAGCTTTACCGTGTGGGATGTCGGGGGTCAAGACAAG ATCCGTCCATTGTGGAGACATTACTTCCAGAACACACAGGGACTCATCTTTGTTGTGGACAGTAATGATCGTGACCGTGTTGTTGAAGCTAGGGATGAGCTTCACAGGATGCTGAATGAG GATGAATTGAGGGATGCcgttcttcttgtttttgctAACAAGCAAGATCTTCCCAACGCGATGAACGCTGCTGAGATAACCGACAAGCTTGGGCTTCACTCCCTCCGCCAACGACACTG GTACATTCAGAGCACATGTGCCACCTCAGGAGAAGGTCTCTATGAGGGACTTGACTGGCTCTCCAACAACATCGCAAACAAG GCATAG